One genomic window of Rhodoligotrophos defluvii includes the following:
- a CDS encoding glutathione S-transferase family protein, with protein sequence MLPVLFYGVPEGCSFGSIVALEWLGKPYQLCRIEMPEVVSGEDYRRINPVGETPTMLTEKGGLLSESMAILNHIAAQGIDKGLGFAQGTPEFDRLNAMLAFLNTSFFGAFSPLWYALDHGREGLEKDVLRAYGKAEVTKAHGDLERMLGGRDWLVGDHPTVADAYFVGIARWNDFHRALDRHDFPAVNRLYQKLQNDPAVRFAHAIEEEKPARGTGGFAGHVSLEEVLHRLREPV encoded by the coding sequence ATGCTACCTGTTCTGTTTTACGGCGTGCCGGAAGGCTGCTCCTTCGGATCGATCGTGGCTCTGGAATGGCTCGGCAAGCCGTATCAGCTGTGCCGCATCGAGATGCCCGAAGTGGTCTCGGGCGAGGACTACCGGCGCATCAACCCGGTTGGAGAAACGCCCACCATGCTCACCGAAAAGGGTGGGCTCCTCAGCGAGAGCATGGCCATTCTCAACCACATCGCTGCGCAAGGCATCGACAAAGGCCTCGGCTTTGCCCAGGGCACGCCGGAATTTGACAGGCTCAATGCTATGCTGGCCTTCCTCAATACCAGCTTTTTCGGTGCCTTCAGCCCGCTCTGGTATGCCCTCGACCATGGCCGAGAAGGGCTGGAGAAGGACGTGCTAAGGGCCTATGGCAAGGCCGAAGTGACCAAGGCTCATGGCGATCTGGAACGGATGCTCGGTGGCCGCGACTGGCTCGTTGGCGATCACCCGACAGTGGCTGACGCCTATTTCGTCGGCATCGCCCGCTGGAACGACTTCCACCGCGCGCTCGACCGCCACGACTTCCCCGCTGTGAACCGCCTCTACCAGAAGCTTCAGAACGACCCGGCGGTGCGGTTCGCCCACGCGATCGAAGAGGAGAAGCCGGCCCGCGGCACGGGCGGTTTTGCTGGCCACGTTTCGCTTGAGGAGGTGCTCCATAGGCTGCGCGAGCCGGTCTGA
- a CDS encoding dihydroneopterin aldolase, with amino-acid sequence MNRGSDQLVVVKLGGSYARIGDLRPCLAALAGWARPMVLVPGGGPFADAVRQAQSAMGFSDGAAHHMALLAMEQFGLALCNLDNRVVPARNRHDFHGALAAGQIPVWLPTEMALADPAIEMSWRVTSDSLAVWLAAQLPAGEVVLLKQKAAPPGQDAAALAASGLVDAALPDMLRHYPVAIRIMGPEWWQAGAAA; translated from the coding sequence ATGAATAGAGGCAGTGACCAGCTGGTTGTGGTGAAGCTGGGCGGTTCCTATGCCAGGATCGGCGACCTGCGGCCATGCCTTGCAGCGCTTGCCGGCTGGGCGAGGCCCATGGTTCTCGTCCCAGGCGGCGGGCCGTTTGCCGATGCGGTGCGCCAGGCGCAATCCGCAATGGGCTTCTCCGATGGAGCGGCCCATCACATGGCCCTGCTGGCCATGGAGCAATTCGGGCTGGCTCTGTGCAATCTGGACAACCGGGTCGTTCCCGCGCGTAATCGCCACGACTTCCATGGGGCGCTGGCAGCCGGGCAGATCCCGGTATGGCTGCCCACCGAGATGGCCCTGGCCGACCCGGCGATCGAGATGTCCTGGCGCGTCACCTCCGACAGTTTGGCCGTGTGGCTGGCAGCGCAGCTACCCGCCGGCGAGGTCGTCCTGCTGAAGCAGAAAGCCGCACCCCCCGGCCAGGATGCCGCTGCGCTTGCCGCGTCAGGCCTGGTGGATGCAGCTTTGCCGGACATGCTGCGGCACTACCCGGTGGCCATCCGCATCATGGGGCCCGAATGGTGGCAAGCAGGGGCAGCCGCATGA
- a CDS encoding slipin family protein, which produces MPIDLFAYLVIAAFVIGIVVSVIRILREYERGVVFTLGRFSGVKGPGLIILVPFVQQLVRVDLRTIVLDVPSQDVISHDNVSVKVNAVIYFRVVDPDKAVIQVEDYMMATSQLAQTTLRSVLGKHDLDEMLAERDKLNQDLQEILDSQTDAWGIKVANVEIKHVDIDESMVRAIARQAEAERNRRARIINAEGEHQAAERLVEAARTLAATPEAMQLRYLSTLYDIADEKNSTIVFPVPIDIMRGILTPSTAGNVAGSGSAREQT; this is translated from the coding sequence ATGCCGATCGACCTCTTCGCCTATCTCGTCATCGCCGCCTTCGTAATCGGCATCGTGGTGTCGGTGATCCGGATCCTGCGGGAATACGAACGGGGCGTGGTCTTTACGCTCGGCCGTTTCTCCGGGGTAAAGGGGCCGGGTCTCATCATCCTGGTGCCGTTCGTGCAGCAACTGGTGCGGGTGGACCTGCGCACGATCGTGCTCGACGTGCCGAGCCAGGACGTCATCTCCCACGATAACGTGTCGGTGAAAGTGAACGCGGTGATCTATTTCCGCGTGGTAGACCCGGACAAGGCCGTCATTCAGGTCGAGGACTATATGATGGCCACCAGCCAGCTCGCCCAGACAACTCTGCGGTCGGTGCTCGGCAAGCACGACCTCGATGAGATGCTCGCCGAACGCGACAAGCTGAACCAGGACCTTCAGGAGATCCTGGATAGCCAGACCGACGCCTGGGGCATCAAAGTCGCCAATGTCGAGATCAAGCATGTCGACATCGACGAGAGCATGGTGCGCGCCATCGCCCGCCAGGCCGAGGCCGAGCGCAACAGACGCGCGCGCATCATCAATGCGGAAGGCGAGCACCAGGCCGCGGAACGCCTGGTCGAGGCTGCGCGCACCCTCGCAGCGACTCCCGAGGCGATGCAGCTGCGCTACCTCTCAACCCTCTACGACATCGCCGACGAGAAGAATTCGACCATCGTCTTTCCCGTGCCCATCGACATCATGCGCGGCATACTCACGCCCAGCACCGCCGGCAATGTGGCCGGTTCCGGGAGTGCCCGCGAGCAGACGTGA
- a CDS encoding LysR substrate-binding domain-containing protein gives MAMLNLNDLYFFAQAVESGSFAGAARVLNTPKSTVSKRVAELEGRLGVRLIHRTSRSFALTDIGREVFEHARAVLIEAESAEAVVRRRLAEPSGTIKLTTSVPVAQFYLADQLPVLARTYPKLMLQVHVSDRFVDVVQEGFDIAIRSHFGPLPDSSLVQRRAKTEPIFVVAAPAYLEKRGAPVGPEALAEHDGLLIGPSATAWRLRDADGQECQVKPHPRLLADESSLLLGAAEAGLGLTCLPEEICRPAMTRGRLVRVLPGWTAGMVTTTFLMPPRRSQLPAVRATVDFLASRWIKADASAGHGSGAPV, from the coding sequence ATGGCCATGCTCAACCTGAACGACCTCTACTTCTTCGCGCAAGCCGTGGAGAGCGGCAGCTTTGCGGGTGCAGCGCGGGTTCTGAACACCCCGAAGTCGACGGTCAGCAAGCGGGTGGCCGAATTGGAAGGGCGCCTTGGCGTGCGGCTCATTCATCGCACATCGCGCAGCTTCGCCCTTACCGACATCGGCCGGGAGGTGTTCGAGCACGCGCGGGCGGTGCTGATCGAGGCGGAGAGCGCCGAGGCGGTGGTACGCCGGCGCCTGGCCGAGCCGAGCGGCACCATCAAGCTCACCACATCGGTGCCGGTTGCGCAGTTCTATCTCGCCGACCAGCTGCCGGTCCTGGCGCGAACCTATCCCAAGCTCATGCTGCAGGTGCATGTGAGCGACCGGTTCGTGGACGTGGTGCAGGAGGGGTTCGACATCGCCATCCGCAGCCATTTCGGGCCGCTGCCAGACTCCAGCCTCGTGCAGCGCCGGGCCAAGACCGAGCCCATCTTCGTCGTCGCCGCGCCCGCCTATCTGGAAAAGCGTGGTGCGCCGGTCGGTCCAGAGGCCCTCGCCGAACATGATGGACTGCTGATCGGGCCGTCAGCAACGGCATGGCGGCTGCGGGATGCGGACGGACAAGAGTGCCAGGTGAAGCCGCACCCGCGTCTGCTGGCCGATGAATCGAGCCTTCTGCTCGGGGCGGCCGAGGCTGGGCTGGGCCTCACCTGCCTGCCCGAGGAAATCTGCCGGCCTGCGATGACGCGGGGCAGGCTGGTGCGAGTGCTGCCGGGCTGGACCGCCGGGATGGTGACGACCACCTTCCTCATGCCGCCGCGGCGCAGCCAATTGCCGGCGGTGCGGGCTACCGTGGACTTCCTGGCCAGCCGCTGGATCAAGGCCGATGCATCGGCGGGCCATGGATCTGGCGCTCCCGTATAG
- a CDS encoding FAD-dependent oxidoreductase, giving the protein MPDLPQDRTYWNTTAAAPEFPQLSGEIDVDIAVIGGGIVGITTARLLKDRGLTTAVVEARKVGRQVTGKSTAKMTSQHSIIYQTLEQKFGEARAKLYAEAQETGIRKIRSLAAEHGIACDIESKPAYLYTLDENYVGQIEKEAEVARRLGLPACLTREIGLPFQVHAALRFDDQAQFHPTKYVVGLAATIPGGGCHVFEHSRVVDWEPTRVATDHGTIRARHVVMATHLPLGQVGGYYAQAYPYAEPVIAARIVQPLAGMYINAEQPSHSIRTHARAKGDVYAIVAGTGFKPGHTDEERQYFADIESWLADNFDTGPVEYRWVNEDYTAMDGAPFIGWSSSGTDGYLVGTGFNAWGISNGTVAAMILADLAAGKENRWLDLFDATRVKPIAGGAEFVKENVHVASHLVTGYLSRKPKSFAELAPGEAAILKINGEHVAAFKDERGQVHAVSAVCSHMGCIVGWNEADRTWDCPCHGSRFELNGEVIHGPATKPLGTHITG; this is encoded by the coding sequence ATGCCCGATCTGCCGCAAGACCGAACCTATTGGAACACCACCGCCGCCGCTCCGGAGTTCCCGCAGCTCTCAGGCGAAATTGATGTCGACATCGCCGTCATCGGCGGAGGCATTGTCGGCATCACCACGGCCCGCCTGCTCAAGGATAGAGGCCTGACCACGGCGGTGGTGGAGGCGCGGAAGGTTGGGCGCCAGGTGACCGGCAAGTCGACCGCCAAGATGACCTCGCAACACAGTATCATCTACCAGACCCTGGAGCAGAAGTTCGGCGAGGCGCGCGCCAAGCTCTACGCGGAAGCGCAGGAAACCGGCATCCGCAAGATCCGCAGCCTGGCGGCCGAGCATGGCATCGCCTGCGACATCGAGAGCAAGCCCGCCTATCTCTACACGCTCGACGAGAACTATGTCGGCCAGATCGAGAAGGAGGCCGAGGTGGCGCGCCGCCTCGGCCTGCCCGCGTGCCTCACCCGTGAGATCGGACTGCCATTTCAGGTGCACGCGGCGCTGCGCTTCGATGACCAGGCGCAGTTCCACCCTACGAAATATGTGGTGGGCCTGGCGGCCACCATTCCCGGCGGCGGCTGCCACGTGTTCGAACACAGCCGTGTGGTGGATTGGGAACCGACCCGGGTGGCGACCGACCACGGCACCATCCGCGCGCGGCATGTGGTCATGGCGACCCACCTGCCCTTGGGCCAGGTGGGCGGCTATTACGCCCAGGCTTACCCCTATGCGGAGCCGGTGATCGCCGCAAGGATCGTCCAGCCGCTCGCCGGCATGTATATCAATGCCGAGCAGCCGAGCCACTCGATCCGCACCCATGCCCGAGCCAAGGGCGATGTTTATGCGATCGTCGCCGGCACCGGCTTCAAGCCCGGCCACACCGACGAGGAGCGGCAGTACTTTGCCGATATCGAGAGTTGGCTGGCCGACAATTTCGACACCGGTCCGGTCGAATACCGCTGGGTGAATGAGGACTACACCGCCATGGACGGCGCCCCGTTTATCGGCTGGTCATCCTCCGGAACTGACGGCTATCTGGTCGGCACCGGCTTCAACGCCTGGGGCATCAGCAATGGCACGGTGGCAGCCATGATCCTGGCCGACTTGGCGGCGGGGAAGGAAAACCGCTGGCTCGACCTGTTCGATGCGACCCGCGTCAAACCCATTGCAGGCGGTGCGGAGTTCGTGAAGGAGAACGTCCACGTCGCCAGCCACCTCGTCACCGGCTACCTCTCCCGCAAGCCGAAATCCTTTGCCGAGCTGGCGCCGGGCGAGGCGGCGATTCTGAAGATCAATGGCGAGCACGTCGCCGCCTTCAAGGACGAGCGCGGCCAGGTGCACGCGGTCTCCGCGGTCTGCAGCCACATGGGCTGTATCGTCGGCTGGAACGAGGCCGACCGCACTTGGGACTGCCCCTGCCACGGCTCCCGTTTCGAGCTCAATGGCGAAGTGATCCACGGGCCAGCCACCAAGCCGTTGGGCACCCACATCACGGGCTGA
- a CDS encoding (5-formylfuran-3-yl)methyl phosphate synthase — MTLMLASVANTQEAEIALAGGADIIDFKDPTTGALGAVPHTTISAMLRALAGRVPTSAVIGDLPLKPESLRSAAAAMAETGVDFVKIGLFGTSPGNPANGPALDACLAALAPVADQAKLVAVVFAEHGVAPELASRLAANRFTGVMLDTAEKGFGRLLDHMSIAALRDFVERARAVGLLSGLAGSLEVPDIPRLLPLRPDVLGFRSALCPGGDRRAGIDRNAVRSIVALVRATASPPKPVSLAPAGPDKVVVENLVVSVPVGAYARERAHKQRVRFDVTVELAPRRTAGDHMEDVYSYDVITDAVAELAETGHVLLVETLAETLAQRILSEPRARKATIRVSKLDLGPGAIGVEITRVRTPADE; from the coding sequence ATGACATTGATGCTGGCCAGCGTTGCAAATACTCAGGAGGCCGAGATCGCGCTAGCCGGGGGCGCCGACATCATCGATTTCAAAGACCCCACGACCGGCGCTCTCGGTGCCGTGCCCCATACCACCATCAGCGCCATGCTGCGCGCGCTGGCCGGCCGCGTTCCCACCAGCGCGGTTATCGGTGATTTGCCCCTGAAGCCCGAGTCCCTGCGCAGCGCCGCCGCCGCCATGGCGGAAACCGGCGTCGATTTCGTGAAAATCGGGCTGTTTGGCACAAGTCCGGGCAACCCGGCCAATGGTCCGGCCCTGGATGCGTGCCTGGCCGCCCTGGCGCCCGTGGCCGATCAGGCCAAGCTTGTTGCGGTGGTCTTCGCCGAGCACGGTGTAGCCCCCGAGCTGGCCAGCCGGCTTGCCGCCAACCGCTTCACCGGCGTCATGCTCGACACTGCCGAAAAGGGCTTCGGCCGGCTGCTCGACCACATGAGCATTGCCGCCCTGCGCGATTTCGTCGAGCGAGCCCGCGCCGTCGGCCTGCTCTCGGGGCTTGCCGGCTCCCTCGAGGTGCCCGATATTCCGCGCCTCCTGCCGCTCAGGCCCGATGTGCTCGGCTTCCGCAGCGCGCTCTGCCCTGGCGGCGACCGCAGGGCCGGCATCGACCGCAACGCCGTCCGCTCGATCGTGGCGCTGGTGCGTGCCACGGCGAGCCCGCCGAAACCGGTGAGCTTAGCGCCCGCTGGGCCAGACAAGGTCGTGGTCGAGAATCTCGTCGTCTCCGTGCCCGTGGGTGCCTACGCGCGCGAGCGTGCCCACAAGCAGCGCGTGCGCTTCGACGTGACGGTGGAGCTTGCGCCCCGCCGTACGGCCGGCGATCATATGGAGGATGTGTATTCCTATGACGTGATCACCGATGCGGTGGCAGAGCTCGCCGAAACCGGGCATGTGCTGCTGGTGGAGACCCTGGCCGAGACCTTGGCGCAGCGCATCCTGTCCGAACCCCGAGCACGCAAGGCAACCATCCGGGTGAGCAAGCTCGATCTTGGGCCCGGCGCCATTGGCGTCGAGATCACCCGGGTGAGGACGCCGGCCGATGAATAG
- a CDS encoding HisA/HisF-related TIM barrel protein: MPHAPMDIIPVLDVKDGLVVHARRGERSAYRPIETPLSASAAPGEVLAGLLGLHPFRQVYIADLDAIQGTGDNREATAALAKHHPEIEFWIDRGTDDLGAAQRWLAEEHGVLVLGSESQRGVDMVAAMRAEPRVALSLDFRGDDFIGPSALLSDPGLWPSRLIVMTLARVGSGLGPDLARLRQIKALAGDRMIIAAGGIRDAADLTAAHEAGAAAVLVATALHDGRLQSADLAAASAS, translated from the coding sequence ATGCCTCACGCGCCCATGGATATCATTCCCGTGCTCGATGTGAAGGACGGATTGGTGGTTCATGCCAGGCGGGGGGAACGCAGCGCCTATCGGCCTATCGAGACGCCGTTGAGCGCGAGCGCTGCGCCGGGCGAGGTATTGGCGGGGCTGCTCGGGCTGCATCCCTTCCGGCAGGTCTATATCGCCGATCTCGATGCTATCCAGGGCACGGGCGACAATCGCGAGGCCACCGCCGCGCTGGCGAAGCACCATCCTGAAATCGAGTTCTGGATCGATCGCGGCACGGACGATCTCGGTGCGGCGCAGCGCTGGCTGGCTGAGGAACACGGCGTCCTGGTGCTTGGCAGCGAGTCGCAACGAGGTGTGGACATGGTGGCGGCAATGCGTGCCGAGCCGCGGGTCGCCCTCTCGCTGGATTTCCGCGGCGACGATTTCATCGGGCCCTCGGCCTTGCTGTCGGATCCGGGGCTCTGGCCGTCGCGGCTGATCGTGATGACGCTCGCACGGGTCGGCAGCGGCTTAGGGCCCGACCTCGCCCGGCTGCGGCAGATCAAGGCCCTGGCGGGCGACCGTATGATCATTGCGGCCGGCGGCATACGGGATGCGGCTGATCTCACCGCAGCGCACGAGGCGGGTGCCGCGGCGGTGCTGGTTGCCACCGCTCTGCATGACGGGCGGTTGCAATCGGCCGATCTCGCCGCCGCGTCAGCATCTTAG
- a CDS encoding hydantoinase/oxoprolinase family protein: MAATIGWDIGGAHVKAARVEDGRVVAAIQVLCPLWKGLGELDRALAEAQQAVGTTSYHGVTMTGELADVFVNRAEGVCQLSRIMDAALAPAEVNIYGGRAGFLAPERAADHEADIASANWHASAMIAARAQGSGLFMDMGSTTTDIIPLRDGAWVGLGYTDAERLQEGELVYTGYTRSFLMAICDRAPFRGRWTTLMNEYFATMADVFRILGELDEAVDQHQTADNREKTITASCQRLMRMIGRDTGDATLEECKALSRWFAEMQLRQLWEAVALVCSRGAASTFSPVIGAGIGRPVVRRLAERLGRPYVDFNTLFPTTPQAAAAACSCAPAAAVALLLDYALSRPGDKAGR; this comes from the coding sequence TTGGCCGCAACCATCGGATGGGATATCGGCGGTGCCCATGTCAAGGCGGCACGGGTCGAGGACGGGCGCGTGGTGGCAGCCATACAGGTGCTGTGCCCCTTGTGGAAAGGCTTGGGCGAACTCGACCGGGCCCTGGCGGAGGCGCAGCAGGCGGTTGGCACCACCAGCTATCACGGCGTGACCATGACCGGCGAGCTCGCCGATGTCTTCGTCAATCGGGCTGAAGGCGTGTGCCAGCTCAGCCGGATCATGGACGCGGCGCTCGCCCCCGCGGAGGTCAACATCTATGGCGGCCGAGCCGGCTTCCTCGCCCCGGAGCGCGCCGCCGACCATGAGGCGGACATTGCCTCAGCCAACTGGCATGCCAGCGCCATGATCGCCGCCCGCGCGCAAGGAAGCGGCCTGTTCATGGATATGGGCTCGACCACCACCGACATCATCCCGCTGCGCGACGGCGCCTGGGTGGGACTTGGCTATACCGATGCGGAACGGCTTCAGGAAGGTGAGCTTGTCTATACAGGCTATACCCGGTCGTTTCTCATGGCGATCTGCGACCGCGCGCCGTTCCGGGGCCGTTGGACCACGCTCATGAACGAGTATTTCGCCACCATGGCGGACGTCTTTCGGATATTGGGCGAGCTCGACGAGGCGGTCGACCAGCACCAGACTGCCGATAATCGCGAAAAGACGATCACCGCCTCCTGTCAGCGCCTCATGCGCATGATCGGCCGCGATACGGGCGACGCGACACTGGAAGAATGCAAGGCCCTGAGCCGGTGGTTCGCGGAGATGCAGCTGCGCCAGCTGTGGGAAGCGGTGGCCTTAGTCTGCTCTCGGGGGGCGGCAAGCACGTTTTCTCCTGTCATCGGCGCCGGCATCGGGCGGCCGGTGGTCCGGCGCCTCGCCGAGCGTCTCGGCCGTCCATACGTGGATTTCAACACCCTCTTCCCCACCACGCCGCAGGCGGCCGCCGCGGCTTGTTCCTGCGCGCCGGCCGCGGCTGTCGCCTTGCTGCTGGATTATGCGTTATCACGTCCTGGAGACAAGGCTGGGAGGTGA
- a CDS encoding NfeD family protein yields MPASPWSLLLLAAALLFATLAVVDPARPQDSAAGRTAILLDVKGAIGPATTDYIAQGLATAADRNAAVVILRMDTPGGLASAMRDIIRDILASPVPVVVYVAPGGARAASAGTYILYASHLAAMAPGTNLGAATPVQLGGGQPFGRGEEDGEGEKGTGDPSTAKAVNDAVAFIRGLAELNDRNADWAEQAVREAASLPASAALDQGVIEIIATDLDDLLAKADGRTVRVSGNDVTLRTADLSIAAMEPGWRTRLLGIITNPNIAYILLLVGMYGIIFEFVSGGAIFPGVIGGISLILGLFALNLLPINYAGVALILLGVALMVAEVFAPSFGVLGIGGVTAFAIGSFFLFDEVPGFQLSPAVVVTASLLSAILLVIVLAAAVRAHRRQVVSGSAAIIGAKGEVRAWSHASGLVHIAGEQWQARASKPLSPGQKIRVTGRDGLTLIVEPEGPTPEGGGL; encoded by the coding sequence ATGCCGGCCAGCCCCTGGTCGCTCCTGCTCCTTGCCGCGGCCTTGCTCTTCGCCACGCTGGCGGTGGTGGATCCGGCTCGCCCGCAGGACAGTGCCGCTGGCCGCACCGCCATTTTGCTCGATGTGAAAGGCGCGATCGGACCGGCAACCACCGATTACATCGCCCAGGGGCTCGCGACGGCTGCCGATAGAAATGCGGCGGTCGTTATCCTGCGCATGGACACGCCCGGCGGCCTGGCAAGCGCCATGCGCGACATCATCCGCGATATTCTGGCTTCCCCCGTACCGGTCGTGGTCTATGTGGCGCCGGGCGGTGCGCGGGCCGCCAGTGCCGGAACGTACATTCTCTACGCCAGCCATCTGGCGGCCATGGCGCCCGGCACCAATCTCGGCGCGGCGACCCCGGTCCAGCTGGGCGGCGGCCAGCCCTTCGGCCGGGGTGAGGAAGACGGCGAGGGCGAGAAAGGGACCGGTGATCCATCGACGGCGAAGGCGGTCAATGACGCGGTTGCCTTCATCCGCGGCCTTGCGGAGCTCAACGACCGGAACGCTGACTGGGCCGAGCAGGCCGTACGCGAGGCCGCAAGCCTTCCGGCAAGCGCCGCGCTCGACCAAGGGGTCATCGAGATCATAGCCACCGATCTCGACGACCTGCTGGCCAAGGCCGACGGTCGTACCGTCCGCGTCTCGGGCAATGATGTCACCCTGCGCACCGCGGACCTTTCCATCGCCGCCATGGAGCCTGGCTGGCGCACGCGCCTTCTCGGCATCATCACCAACCCGAACATTGCCTATATCCTGCTGCTCGTCGGGATGTACGGCATCATCTTCGAATTCGTCAGCGGCGGCGCCATCTTCCCCGGCGTGATCGGCGGGATATCGCTGATTCTCGGCCTGTTCGCCCTCAATCTCCTGCCGATCAACTATGCCGGTGTGGCCCTTATTCTGCTGGGTGTTGCCCTCATGGTGGCCGAGGTGTTCGCACCCTCCTTCGGGGTGCTCGGCATCGGCGGGGTCACCGCCTTCGCCATCGGCTCGTTCTTCTTGTTCGACGAGGTGCCAGGCTTTCAGCTCTCACCTGCCGTTGTGGTCACCGCGAGCCTCCTGAGCGCAATCCTGCTCGTGATCGTGCTGGCCGCGGCGGTGCGCGCCCATCGACGTCAAGTGGTGAGCGGCAGCGCGGCCATCATCGGTGCCAAGGGAGAGGTGCGCGCCTGGTCGCACGCGAGCGGCCTGGTCCACATCGCGGGCGAGCAGTGGCAGGCCCGCGCGAGCAAGCCGCTGAGCCCCGGCCAGAAGATCCGCGTGACTGGCCGCGATGGCCTCACCCTGATCGTCGAGCCGGAAGGCCCAACCCCTGAAGGAGGAGGACTCTGA
- a CDS encoding flavoprotein, protein MSKVATPRWGWAITGSGHFVAESIALMAGLDHLDLFVSKAAEEVVRMYRKELSLGRSMRIYKDKAASAPPVGNFYYGVYHTLIVAPATSNTVAKCVFGISDTLVTNVFAQAGKCRVPTIVFACDTAPEHDTMAPKGMVKVYPRRIDLENTARLKEFEATTVVETLGQLEAAIAARKAELAGGQPALRHG, encoded by the coding sequence ATGAGCAAGGTCGCGACACCTCGCTGGGGTTGGGCCATCACCGGGTCCGGCCATTTCGTTGCGGAATCGATTGCGCTGATGGCCGGGCTCGACCATCTGGATCTGTTCGTCAGCAAGGCGGCCGAGGAGGTGGTGCGCATGTACCGCAAGGAGCTGTCGCTTGGCCGCTCGATGCGCATCTACAAGGACAAGGCCGCCAGCGCGCCACCGGTCGGCAATTTCTACTACGGCGTCTACCACACCCTGATCGTGGCGCCCGCCACCTCGAACACCGTGGCCAAATGCGTGTTCGGCATCTCCGATACGTTGGTGACCAACGTCTTCGCGCAGGCCGGCAAATGCCGGGTGCCGACCATCGTCTTCGCCTGCGACACCGCGCCCGAACACGACACCATGGCGCCCAAGGGCATGGTCAAGGTCTATCCCCGGCGCATCGATCTGGAGAACACTGCCCGGCTGAAGGAATTCGAGGCCACCACCGTGGTGGAAACCCTCGGGCAGCTGGAAGCGGCGATCGCGGCGCGCAAGGCGGAACTGGCCGGCGGTCAGCCGGCGCTGCGTCATGGCTGA
- a CDS encoding HpcH/HpaI aldolase/citrate lyase family protein: MSFHVVEQAEPRLNRSELAVPGSQTKLFEKAAKSAADVIFLDLEDAVAPDDKEQARKNVIQAINDIDWGNKTLSVRINGLDTHYMYRDVVDVLEQAGERLDLIMIPKVGTASDVYAVDMLATQIEAAKGRRKRIGFELIIETALGMQNINAIAGASKRNQSLHFGVADYAASTKAKTTNIGGANPDYAVLADKQGEAPRDIYWGDMWHYAIARMVVAARANGLRPIDGPFGDFSDPDGYRAAAKRAAALGCEGKWAIHPSQIALANEVMSPSEAEITQARRILQAMDEAAKAGRGAVSLDGKLIDYASIRQAQVLVKKAEQIAAQ, encoded by the coding sequence ATGAGCTTCCATGTCGTCGAGCAGGCGGAGCCCCGCCTCAACCGCAGCGAGCTTGCCGTCCCGGGCAGCCAGACCAAGCTGTTCGAGAAAGCGGCGAAATCGGCAGCGGACGTCATCTTCCTCGATCTGGAAGATGCGGTTGCCCCCGACGACAAGGAGCAGGCCCGGAAGAATGTCATCCAGGCGATCAACGACATCGACTGGGGCAACAAGACCCTGTCGGTGCGCATCAATGGCCTGGACACACACTACATGTACCGGGACGTGGTCGACGTGCTGGAACAGGCGGGCGAACGTCTCGATCTCATTATGATTCCCAAGGTGGGCACGGCGAGCGACGTCTACGCGGTCGACATGCTCGCAACCCAGATCGAAGCGGCCAAGGGGCGCAGGAAACGCATCGGCTTCGAGCTGATCATCGAGACGGCCCTGGGCATGCAGAACATCAATGCCATCGCCGGGGCGAGCAAGCGAAACCAGTCGCTCCACTTCGGCGTGGCCGACTATGCCGCCTCCACCAAGGCCAAGACCACCAATATCGGCGGCGCCAATCCGGATTACGCCGTGCTTGCCGACAAGCAGGGCGAGGCGCCGCGCGATATCTATTGGGGCGATATGTGGCACTATGCGATCGCCCGCATGGTGGTGGCAGCCCGCGCCAATGGCTTGCGGCCGATCGATGGCCCATTCGGTGATTTCTCCGACCCGGACGGCTACCGCGCGGCCGCCAAGCGTGCGGCCGCCCTGGGGTGCGAAGGCAAATGGGCGATCCACCCCTCGCAGATCGCGCTGGCCAACGAGGTGATGAGCCCGAGCGAGGCCGAGATCACCCAGGCGCGCCGCATTCTTCAAGCCATGGATGAAGCCGCCAAGGCCGGGCGCGGGGCGGTCTCGTTGGACGGCAAGCTCATCGATTACGCCTCGATCCGCCAGGCCCAGGTGCTGGTGAAGAAGGCGGAGCAGATCGCCGCTCAGTAG